The Candidatus Koribacter versatilis Ellin345 genome has a segment encoding these proteins:
- a CDS encoding PadR family transcriptional regulator: protein MAPDKSANNEMLKGTLDMLVLRTLLSGDAHGHTIAKVIERTSDDVLEVEEGSLYPALHRLEDRGWVSSYWGTSENNRKAKYYRLTAAGKRQLHSEVSRWKQMAKAIANVLGEKQAEVEE, encoded by the coding sequence ATGGCACCCGATAAATCCGCCAACAACGAAATGCTGAAGGGCACGCTGGACATGCTGGTGCTGCGCACCCTGCTGAGCGGCGATGCGCATGGGCACACCATCGCGAAGGTGATCGAGCGTACGTCGGACGATGTGCTCGAGGTGGAAGAAGGGTCGCTGTATCCGGCGCTGCACCGGCTTGAAGACCGCGGGTGGGTATCGTCGTATTGGGGCACGAGCGAGAACAATCGTAAGGCGAAGTATTACCGGCTGACTGCGGCGGGCAAGCGGCAGCTTCACTCGGAAGTGAGCCGCTGGAAGCAGATGGCGAAGGCCATCGCCAACGTGCTGGGCGAAAAGCAGGCGGAGGTGGAAGAATGA